From Plasmodium chabaudi chabaudi strain AS genome assembly, chromosome: 12, the proteins below share one genomic window:
- a CDS encoding peptidyl-prolyl cis-trans isomerase, putative (term=annotation;date=20110510;qualifier=added_gene_name=CYP19A;curatorName=ucb@sanger.ac.uk;~;query 154-154;GPI_cleavage_site_score=0.9366999;~pfam_scan;Pfam:PF00160.17; E()=8.1E-49;score=165.7;query 9-168;description=Pro_isomerase;~iprscan;InterPro:IPR024936 : Cyclophilin-type peptidyl-prolyl cis-trans isomerase;PIRSF:PIRSF001467; score=1.4E-78;query 1-170;description=Cyclophilin-type peptidyl-prolyl cis-trans isomerase;~iprscan;InterPro:IPR029000 : Cyclophilin-like domain;Superfamily:SSF50891; score=1.61E-73;query 3-170;description=Cyclophilin-like domain superfamily;~iprscan;InterPro:IPR002130 : Peptidyl-prolyl cis-trans isomerase, cyclophilin-type;PRINTS:PR00153; score=5.0E-39;query 130-145;description=Cyclophilin-type peptidyl-prolyl cis-trans isomerase domain;~iprscan;InterPro:IPR002130 : Peptidyl-prolyl cis-trans isomerase, cyclophilin-type;PRINTS:PR00153; score=5.0E-39;query 24-39;description=Cyclophilin-type peptidyl-prolyl cis-trans isomerase domain;~iprscan;InterPro:IPR002130 : Peptidyl-prolyl cis-trans isomerase, cyclophilin-type;Prosite:PS50072; score=43.167;query 7-169;description=Cyclophilin-type peptidyl-prolyl cis-trans isomerase domain;~iprscan;InterPro:IPR002130 : Peptidyl-prolyl cis-trans isomerase, cyclophilin-type;PRINTS:PR00153; score=5.0E-39;query 117-129;description=Cyclophilin-type peptidyl-prolyl cis-trans isomerase domain;~iprscan;InterPro:IPR002130 : Peptidyl-prolyl cis-trans isomerase, cyclophilin-type;PRINTS:PR00153; score=5.0E-39;query 102-117;description=Cyclophilin-type peptidyl-prolyl cis-trans isomerase domain;~iprscan;InterPro:IPR002130 : Peptidyl-prolyl cis-trans isomerase, cyclophilin-type;PRINTS:PR00153; score=5.0E-39;query 59-71;description=Cyclophilin-type peptidyl-prolyl cis-trans isomerase domain;~iprscan;InterPro:IPR002130 : Peptidyl-prolyl cis-trans isomerase, cyclophilin-type;Pfam:PF00160; score=2.0E-48;query 10-168;description=Cyclophilin-type peptidyl-prolyl cis-trans isomerase domain;~iprscan;InterPro:IPR020892 : Cyclophilin-type peptidyl-prolyl cis-trans isomerase, conserved site;Prosite:PS00170; score=1.0;query 54-71;description=Cyclophilin-type peptidyl-prolyl cis-trans isomerase, conserved site) → MSRAKVFFDISIDNKNAGRIVFELFNDITPRTCENFKSLCIGDKVGSRGKNLHYKNSIFHRIIPQFMCQGGDITNGNGSGGESIYGRSFTDENFKMKHDVPGLLSMANAGPNTNSSQFFITLVPCPWLDGKHVVFGKVIEGMNVVRDMEREGSNSGYVKRAVVITDCGEL, encoded by the coding sequence ATGAGTAGAGCaaaagttttttttgatatttctATTGATAACAAAAATGCTGGAAGAATAGTATTTGAACTATTTAATGATATTACTCCAAGGACAtgtgaaaattttaaatcattATGTATAGGAGATAAAGTAGGCTCACGAGGAAAAAATTTACactataaaaattcaatatTCCACAGAATTATTCCCCAATTTATGTGTCAAGGTGGTGATATAACAAATGGAAATGGATCTGGAGGTGAATCCATATATGGAAGATCATTTACCGATGAAAACTTTAAAATGAAACATGATGTCCCAGGTTTATTATCTATGGCTAACGCTGGACCAAACACCAACTcttcacaattttttattacattagTTCCATGCCCATGGTTAGATGGAAAGCATGTTGTTTTTGGAAAAGTCATTGAAGGTATGAATGTTGTAAGGGATATGGAAAGAGAAGGATCTAACAGCGGATACGTCAAAAGGGCCGTTGTTATAACCGACTGTGGTGAATTATAA